From Novosphingobium sp. MMS21-SN21R, the proteins below share one genomic window:
- a CDS encoding AMP-binding protein — protein MADTNWTLRTDPSGFQTRWSQPLADRYLAEGHWTNTTLVDAARKSLLADPDHLLLIEGDVRLTRRECWDKALKLAAFFLSRGLKPGDVISFQLPNWVESAVIALAARMTGLVINPIPPIYRESELAYILADCRSKLIFVPGTFRKHDHAGMLAGLQADLPELRDIVVVRDGGPLTWDMALAHDAADEAALPKVNPSAVMMVMYTSGTTGKPKGVLHTHYSYDHRARAMGDAWKIGPEDVVFMPSPVTHITGALWAFDLTWIHGSASVLMDVWTVEEGIRVIEEHHCTVNGGATPFLQQLLDTASSRPEAIASLRLFFCGGTTVSPDLIRKASETFPNCLFFRCYGSTEMVTATLGIREREQAELGADTDGEIVYPAELKIIDAVDDTPLPHGQEGEIIARGPGLFFGYVHPADNEGNFIGDGYFRMGDLGCIVHDDYIVITGRKKDIIIRSGENISPKEVEDVLFNHPAVAEVAIVAMPSAATGEKGCAFIIPRDGQTIDLPEIRRFLDEQGLARQKFPEHVVLVDDLPRVPSGKVKKDVLRVMAKAIADQAVA, from the coding sequence ATGGCCGATACGAATTGGACTCTGCGCACTGACCCCAGCGGTTTCCAGACGCGATGGTCACAGCCGCTGGCAGACCGCTACTTGGCCGAAGGGCACTGGACCAATACCACGCTGGTCGATGCTGCGCGCAAGTCTCTGTTGGCAGATCCCGACCACCTGCTGTTGATCGAGGGCGATGTGCGGCTGACCCGGCGCGAATGTTGGGACAAGGCGCTGAAGCTGGCGGCGTTTTTCCTTTCGCGCGGATTGAAACCGGGTGACGTGATTTCTTTCCAGCTACCCAACTGGGTGGAATCTGCTGTCATAGCGCTCGCCGCGCGCATGACCGGGCTGGTCATCAACCCGATCCCGCCAATCTATCGTGAATCCGAACTGGCCTATATCCTTGCCGACTGCCGTTCCAAGCTGATCTTCGTCCCCGGCACCTTCCGCAAGCACGATCATGCCGGAATGCTGGCGGGTTTGCAGGCGGACCTGCCGGAACTGCGCGACATTGTAGTCGTCCGCGATGGCGGCCCGCTGACGTGGGACATGGCACTGGCGCACGATGCTGCCGACGAAGCGGCGCTGCCCAAGGTCAATCCGTCTGCCGTGATGATGGTGATGTATACGTCGGGCACCACGGGCAAACCCAAGGGCGTTCTGCACACCCACTACAGCTATGATCACCGTGCCCGCGCGATGGGCGATGCGTGGAAGATCGGCCCTGAAGACGTGGTGTTCATGCCATCGCCGGTCACGCACATCACCGGCGCGCTCTGGGCGTTTGACCTCACGTGGATTCACGGCTCTGCCAGCGTGCTGATGGATGTCTGGACCGTCGAAGAAGGCATCCGCGTGATTGAGGAACACCACTGCACCGTCAATGGCGGGGCAACGCCGTTCCTGCAGCAATTGCTGGATACCGCCAGCAGCAGGCCCGAAGCGATTGCGTCACTGCGTCTGTTCTTCTGCGGCGGAACCACGGTTTCGCCGGACCTGATCCGCAAGGCGAGCGAGACTTTCCCCAATTGCCTGTTTTTCCGCTGCTATGGTTCGACCGAAATGGTCACGGCAACACTGGGCATCCGGGAACGCGAACAAGCAGAACTGGGCGCTGATACCGATGGCGAAATCGTCTATCCGGCAGAATTGAAGATCATTGATGCAGTCGACGACACGCCCCTGCCCCACGGCCAGGAAGGCGAGATCATCGCGCGCGGTCCGGGCCTGTTCTTCGGCTACGTCCACCCGGCCGACAATGAAGGCAACTTCATCGGCGATGGTTATTTCCGCATGGGCGACCTTGGCTGCATCGTGCACGACGATTACATCGTCATCACCGGACGCAAGAAAGACATCATCATCCGGTCGGGCGAGAATATCAGCCCTAAGGAAGTGGAAGATGTCCTGTTCAACCATCCAGCCGTGGCCGAAGTCGCCATCGTCGCGATGCCCAGCGCCGCCACCGGGGAAAAGGGCTGCGCCTTCATCATCCCGCGCGATGGCCAGACGATCGACCTTCCCGAAATCCGCCGCTTCCTTGATGAACAGGGTCTGGCACGCCAGAAGTTCCCCGAACATGTCGTGCTGGTCGATGATCTGCCGCGCGTCCCTTCGGGCAAGGTCAAGAAAGACGTTTTGCGAGTGATGGCCAAAGCAATCGCGGACCAAGCGGTTGCGTAG
- a CDS encoding SDR family oxidoreductase: MARFAGKVAIVTGGANGIGAAVAARLAAEGAKVMIADIQEPASTCDSVAFIETDGTSARQVAALVDATVAKWGRIDILVNNAGLGALSETPEMEEELWDKVFAINTKAIYLFCKYAIPVMRAQGGAIINVASISGLGGDYGMGVYNASKGAVINYTRSLALDCARDGIRVNALCPGLIETAMTALTVARPADREAWLGPIPLARMGKPEEMASVIAFLASDDASYMTGSILTADGGITCHTGQPNVPARRKLREQQG; this comes from the coding sequence ATGGCCAGATTTGCAGGTAAGGTCGCAATCGTCACAGGCGGTGCAAACGGAATTGGCGCAGCAGTTGCCGCGCGTTTGGCCGCTGAAGGCGCCAAAGTGATGATCGCCGACATTCAGGAGCCCGCATCCACATGCGATTCGGTTGCGTTCATCGAGACCGATGGAACTTCAGCCCGGCAGGTTGCTGCGCTGGTCGACGCCACTGTCGCCAAGTGGGGCAGGATCGACATTCTCGTCAATAACGCTGGCCTTGGCGCATTGTCCGAAACACCTGAAATGGAAGAGGAGTTGTGGGACAAGGTGTTCGCGATCAACACCAAAGCCATCTATCTGTTCTGCAAATACGCCATTCCCGTGATGCGCGCGCAGGGAGGGGCCATCATCAATGTCGCTTCGATTTCGGGCCTTGGCGGCGACTATGGAATGGGCGTCTACAATGCCTCGAAGGGGGCGGTGATCAACTACACCCGGTCGTTGGCGCTTGATTGCGCGCGCGATGGTATCCGCGTCAACGCACTGTGCCCGGGCCTGATCGAGACAGCGATGACCGCGCTGACGGTGGCCCGACCTGCAGATCGTGAAGCATGGCTTGGCCCCATTCCTCTGGCGCGTATGGGCAAGCCTGAGGAAATGGCCAGCGTCATTGCATTCCTCGCCTCGGACGATGCGTCCTACATGACTGGTTCCATCCTGACCGCAGATGGCGGGATCACATGCCACACCGGCCAGCCGAATGTCCCCGCGCGGCGCAAATTGCGGGAGCAGCAGGGGTGA
- a CDS encoding SDR family NAD(P)-dependent oxidoreductase, with amino-acid sequence MNARKVLITGAASGMGREIARLFAAEGASLALLDRDEAGVATVATDLGAQGYGCDVTDRDSVNRIVAMAGDTLGGIDGVINAAGILDITPFVDLDPASWDKMIAVNLTGPFNIIKAALPYLTAADGATIVNIASVSALMPMPGTAGYSASKAGAAMFTKSIAMDLGPRIRANTICPGVIKTEMTRYLWENPEHTARAAERVALKRLGETSDIAKAALFFSTDDSGFTTGTELPVDGGFSWR; translated from the coding sequence ATGAACGCACGCAAGGTGCTGATTACCGGTGCTGCCAGCGGCATGGGCCGGGAAATTGCGCGCCTGTTCGCCGCAGAGGGCGCATCGCTCGCCCTGCTTGATCGTGACGAGGCGGGTGTCGCTACTGTTGCGACAGACCTGGGCGCACAGGGATACGGTTGCGATGTAACCGATCGGGACAGCGTCAACCGCATCGTCGCGATGGCAGGCGATACGTTGGGCGGCATTGATGGCGTGATCAACGCAGCCGGAATTCTCGACATTACGCCCTTCGTCGATCTTGATCCCGCCAGTTGGGACAAGATGATCGCGGTCAACCTCACCGGCCCGTTCAACATCATCAAGGCCGCGCTGCCTTATCTGACAGCGGCTGACGGTGCCACCATCGTGAACATCGCATCGGTCAGCGCACTGATGCCGATGCCGGGGACGGCCGGCTATTCCGCCAGCAAGGCGGGTGCGGCGATGTTCACCAAATCCATCGCGATGGACCTTGGGCCGCGCATCCGCGCCAACACCATCTGCCCCGGCGTGATCAAGACCGAAATGACGCGCTACTTGTGGGAAAACCCCGAACATACCGCCCGCGCGGCTGAACGCGTCGCGCTCAAGCGGCTCGGCGAGACGAGCGACATTGCCAAAGCGGCGCTGTTCTTCTCCACCGACGATTCAGGCTTTACCACTGGCACTGAACTGCCGGTCGATGGCGGTTTCAGCTGGCGTTGA
- a CDS encoding nuclear transport factor 2 family protein: MSADITRSIKAAEQARCAAMLASDNIALGALLDPRLQFHHATGAVDDKDAYMAKMAAGRIEYVAINWSEEKVIALAATAAILTGRMNTDVRVEGVDKALVNRVTAAWSLNDDVWQMVVFQSTPMAG; encoded by the coding sequence TTGAGCGCAGACATCACCCGTTCGATCAAGGCTGCGGAGCAGGCCCGCTGCGCCGCGATGCTCGCCAGCGACAATATTGCGCTCGGCGCTCTGCTCGATCCGCGTCTGCAATTCCACCACGCTACCGGCGCAGTGGACGACAAGGATGCCTACATGGCCAAGATGGCCGCCGGGCGCATCGAATACGTTGCGATTAACTGGTCCGAGGAAAAGGTTATCGCACTTGCCGCAACCGCAGCAATCCTGACGGGCCGGATGAACACCGATGTGCGTGTGGAAGGTGTGGACAAGGCGCTGGTCAACCGGGTGACGGCGGCCTGGAGCCTCAACGATGATGTCTGGCAGATGGTCGTATTCCAATCCACACCGATGGCCGGCTGA
- a CDS encoding MAPEG family protein — MPQELHIIALGAFLLLVHIFVAGRFKTKQYGITWNTGARDEALPPLNPVAGRLVRAQENFQETLPVAIVALIGVVLAGRTSEMTALGGWLWLGARLVYLPLYGLGVPKVRTMVFLVSIVGLLMVLWPLLWG; from the coding sequence ATGCCGCAGGAACTGCACATTATCGCTCTGGGCGCCTTTCTCCTGCTCGTTCATATTTTTGTGGCCGGGCGATTCAAGACCAAGCAGTATGGCATCACCTGGAACACCGGTGCGCGCGATGAAGCGCTTCCCCCGCTCAATCCTGTGGCGGGCAGGCTCGTTCGGGCGCAGGAGAACTTTCAGGAGACGCTGCCGGTGGCCATTGTTGCCCTGATTGGCGTCGTGCTTGCCGGAAGGACCAGTGAAATGACCGCGCTGGGCGGATGGCTTTGGCTCGGTGCGCGGCTCGTTTACCTTCCGCTTTACGGCCTTGGCGTACCCAAAGTGCGAACGATGGTGTTCCTCGTCAGCATCGTCGGTTTGCTGATGGTGTTGTGGCCGCTGCTTTGGGGGTAA
- a CDS encoding sugar phosphate isomerase/epimerase family protein: MDRQVDLVARIGAGAITPDVAQFGALTPAQAGRLIGDAGLACAALTHRAFGFADPTLIPAARERLERSIATASKIGAPCIVMTTGGRGTLDWRDAVARFAEAVAPCADLARQAGVTLGIEPTSHLYADASIVHRLTDCHTVARAAGIGVVNDLFACWVDADIDMALVAATALTSLVQVSDYVPGDRGLPCRAVPGDGAIRLERLLPAIIDAGYAGYFDLEIIGPRLLTEGVAHGLQRAAAHIGRILDTAGLTG, from the coding sequence TTGGACCGACAGGTAGATCTTGTTGCGCGCATCGGTGCCGGCGCGATAACCCCTGATGTTGCCCAGTTCGGCGCCTTAACACCCGCGCAGGCGGGGCGGCTAATCGGCGATGCGGGATTGGCCTGCGCTGCGTTGACCCATCGCGCTTTCGGATTTGCCGATCCCACTCTGATCCCAGCAGCACGTGAGCGGCTTGAACGATCTATTGCGACAGCGTCGAAAATTGGCGCGCCCTGCATCGTGATGACCACTGGTGGCCGTGGCACGCTTGACTGGCGCGATGCGGTGGCTCGCTTTGCCGAAGCCGTTGCCCCCTGTGCGGACCTTGCCCGCCAAGCCGGAGTTACGCTGGGGATCGAGCCGACCTCGCATCTCTATGCCGATGCTTCGATTGTGCATCGGCTGACTGATTGCCATACTGTGGCGCGCGCAGCGGGGATCGGCGTGGTCAATGACCTGTTTGCGTGCTGGGTGGATGCCGATATCGATATGGCACTTGTCGCAGCCACAGCGCTGACTTCGCTGGTGCAGGTGAGCGACTACGTTCCCGGTGATCGCGGCCTGCCTTGCCGCGCGGTGCCGGGCGACGGCGCCATTCGGCTTGAACGCCTGCTCCCCGCGATTATTGATGCGGGATACGCAGGATACTTCGATCTTGAAATCATCGGTCCACGCTTGTTGACCGAAGGTGTCGCGCACGGATTGCAACGCGCAGCGGCGCACATCGGGCGCATTCTCGACACTGCAGGCCTGACTGGCTGA